Within the Hippoglossus stenolepis isolate QCI-W04-F060 chromosome 2, HSTE1.2, whole genome shotgun sequence genome, the region TAGAGATTGCATTTCtcttaatacacacacacacaaacacagagtaaagTGAATACTACAGTTTGGCTACTGATTTAATTACGCAACAGAGCCAGGATTGTTTTAAAAGATGACATTAAAAATGCTTGATTCAGTTTTAGTTATTGTTGGTTTGGAGGTGACAGTGAGCCATTGATTAGGATGTGGAATGCCATGAGCAATAAAGGGTGATCATGTATATTTCTGCCTGAGATTcaataaaaacttaaaaccttgttcacacacattaaaaatgtgttttcctcttttctcagtGTTGTGGGTTTGGGCTTCAAACCACCGTGAACAGGGGGGGGATTCCTGTGTTCATTTATGAGAAAATTCAGGCCTGTGTGAAAAAGGAACTTGCATTTAGTGCTTTAGATCTActaggttttctttttttccacaaaatACTTTCGACATGCCACAGTAGGAAAAGCACAGTTATTAAATGTGAGTGTTTAGATGATCCTGTTTCAGAGTCATGGTATGTGGCATTATACAATAgaacagagcaaacacacatgttgaCACCTTCCACTTATTGCTTTCCCTAGTAATTAATAGCAGTTACTTAGTAAATAGTGAATATTATGAAGAATGAAATACAGCTGTTAAAAAGCCCAATCAAAAAGCACATGGTGTCTGAATAAAGAAGCAACCACTCTGGAACAAAACAAAGGTTGAAACTAAAATTATCCCAAGTTGTAGACAGCAGTAATTTGAGTAACTAACCAAGAATGGACAAAATAGTGGAAACAACTCCCCAATTTATAACTAattaaagttgaattaaatcaaGACAATACgatgaaaccacttttaaattcactagatgcagatgaattattctcagcaaaatcaactaaaatgttgaaaatcatCCTACCTCGCAATgttaatgtgaaacaaaagcaaaaattcCTGCATCAGGCCCCTGATCCGATTCCACACCGAAATGGGTTTAATGGGTTCTCTCTTGACCCATAccatatccttccaccaagttccgtgctaacaaacaaatgcagaagaaaacatgtaTAACAGTTAATAAGTTacaataattaatatttcattgcTTCATATTTTGGCTTTCATTAACATCATACCTACAGTTATGACCTTGTCCATAGACTACatctatacagtctatgatctagTTCTGTAGATAAAATGTTGCTGGACAAATCCAGTCTTAACATTACTAATCGATGACCTCTGAGTTTGACCTGGacataaataattttaaaaaacatatatctCGTTcattgaaagagaaaaactctTCACTGGGAACAAGATTCATATTAttctgtctctcaggtgaaATCTGAACAATGACAAGGAAACGGGACAACCATCATTACAggttaataaaatatataatatataatgcaGTACAATTCTTTGCATGATGAGGGCACTATGTGGTAGAGAAAGATGGACTCTCTATGCTGTTGTGGTGTATTTCTTCCATTTAGCCACTGCGTGTCACTGTTGTCTCTAAATCGAAGAACATTGCACTCTATAACATCCAGCTAAATGCCAATAAAGTTTAAGCACATGAACATTGTCGGATTTGTATTTTCAAGCTTTATTTTTCCCCTAATCAAAAATTCaacccaaaaaaaaagaagtgaaccatcaaacaaaacacaagagtCAAGCACTAAAATATCAGAGAACAccagacagaagaaaagagtGGCAGGGGCCCAGTCCTCGCTGCCTTTCAGCATTCAGATACTGTCTTAAAATGTTTACAACACAACACCCACAGCACCGACGAAACAGGAACAAAGTAGTGGTGACATTAAGTGGGTTAGCGGACTGTTTTTAATCTCTGAGAGTCCGCGTCAGGTGCAGTTGTTGGTAGGAGAGACGGACAAATCTCATCTCAACAGTGTGCAGACCATTTCTGGAAAAAGCGACATTATTGCTCtagttcctcttttttttttctcattgtgcTGTTGAGtctaaaattaaaagaaatcaaatgaattgTTACCAGATAAACAGCAGCATTTATCATAGTTGGCTGTGGATTTGGTAATCTGACAGCTGTAAAGACATTAGAGGttccctgtgtttttaaatctgtctaAATATCCACTCATGAAATAATCCGAACCTCGACTGAGACGTTAATGTGAAACTCGTAATAAACAGTGAGTCAACAGTACCAATCATTTCATGTTAAggcacaccttttttttttttttagctccagtaaataaaaacaaacaaacaaacacagtcaacAAAGCAGACCTGGTTTAAAGTGCAGCAGAAATCCATTCGAATACTGTACGAGTTGGTACATAGTCAAAACGTCCACAATTACCTCAATATCACAAGATGTCGTTTGTAGAATATTTTATAGTGGGTTCATAGAATATCCAATTTCAGTAAACAAAACTTGAATTGGCAGTTGTCATTCACAGCCAATAGGATCCCTCTGTAGAGCCTGCTAATATAAATGCTAGATAATGTAACCGTGtaaaattcacattttgttttacagcaaaatgtttttattatacaaTCCAGCACAATGGATCCAATTAATGCCAAGTATTTGAATAGATACTGACTCTTTCCCAGGTCTgttagaaataaatataatccgTATATAGAAACAATCTCACAGGTTTACAAATCTGTCTATAACTGAAGGTCTGAGGACATGAGTCACTAAAATACAGTTTCAAACAGAGTAGGGAAAACGGCTGTAACGTCAAACTGTCACGACAGGGTCAAAGTGTGACATTATAGTTttcctgtagttttttttttcagttttgtctgtCAAACTAAAAAAGGACATTGGCTTTTGTGTAAAGTTGGTAGAAAATACCTTGTATGTATATGCTGACGTTGAAGCAAGACACCAGAAACTGTTGGGAACAACAGTGATGACCGTACAAatcatttacagcacattgataataataatataattgatTAAGCTCAATTGGAACAAGGCTTGTGAAATAGGCCCATCAACTCTCAAATGGATGCGCATTAAAAACCAGACCTCCAGCCCTTCAATATGAAATCTAGACACTTCATAAGATACTTAAGGATTCAAGATGAGATCAAGTTCATACAAATAGCTGTAGATGTTGTTGTCCAAGACTAAAACCAGAGTCAAAATACAAAATTCAGAGAACAAGATAATATTACTCTTTTTAGCATGCACCGAAAGCTCATAAGGACAATGCTGATTAATCCCATTGGATCCTCTAATATCTACTAAAACTGTCAGTAAGAGATTTTCTCCCAACCCTAAACTGAACCCGGCGTGGGGGTCGTGGTCTTCTGAAGGGTCGTCAGAGGTTGTTTACGAGACGAGGCACCGGAAAGGTGACGGGGGTCAAGGAGGGAACATGGGGATTGAAGGTAACCCTGGTTTCTACACATTCGTCCGACACTTAGGGAAGATGGGTCCTCCCTCCAGCCTTCTCTTTCTTACtacagatggagagagggatggaggaacacataagggaagagagagaacaaaggagggagaggaaagagaggagaggaggaagaaagggagacataattagaaaaacaaaccaagaggatttatcatcattatctttAACTAAAGTAGAGAAGAGGCAACTGAAAATGTTCAGGAAGCAGAACAAAGGGATCAAAGTTTTACAAGTGGCTGCAAAAGGAAATGGCTTTGGCAAGAGCTGCTGAATGGAAAGAAGAGCAAGAGCCATAGGCTGGAAGGTAATAAGAGTAGTGCTGGATTAATCCACTCTGGTTTTTGCCTGATTGGCCAATTAAATAATCCATCATCCATGGTTTGGGGCCTGGTGGCACTTGCCTCATTTTCCCTGTTTGCCAAGTAGGTAATCCATCTTTTGATAAGAGGATTTATaagaagagaagagcagagcaaagaggccgagcagaggaagaagaattTCTCCTGACAGTGCAGGAACAACTAGAAAAGCCACGCTGTTGTTTTAACTCTCCGCCCACCAGTGCAGTTTcattgcattcacaataatacgaggtaacctttgacctttgacttgaaagctaatcagttaatctttgagtccaagtgacaacgggttaaaatgtaaagaaattccctaaaggcagacttggcatatcatgttcaagaggccaaaaacgtGTTTTGTGTGGTCACCTTGATcttatgacctttgaccacacagattcagttaatctgtgagtttatgtaaatatttgtgccaaatttgaaaggataaTCTTAGAGTGTACTTAAGATAACGTGTTCACAGGGCGAAAAAAAGGTCTTTGTGAGGTCACggtgatcttgacctttgaagaaattccctcagtgtgttcttgagatatcgctTTCAAAAGGCAAGAAATTAAAAGGcctcagtgacctttgaccaccacattctaatcagttcatccttgagtccaagtaaatgtttgcaccaaatttgaaaggtACTGTGAAGGTGTTCTTCTCAGAAGAACAGATGGACGGAAGGTCAAGGCTCAAACCttaattaacattaaatattcttTCCTTTTTGATCAGACGTTCTTACACTTTCTTGGAAACCTTTGGCAACAAATCGTATCATTCCGACAGCTGAAACACGGGAGGCAGTGTGTCATTGCAAAGAGATGAccagaagaggaaagaaggaaggtgATGATAGGTGCtgtgcagaagcagcagaatcCCTCAGAGGAGCATGAGAGGAGGTGGCAGCAGCTCTGGTGGTTTGAAAAACAACCAGGAGATGTTGGCAGAAGAGAGGCGAGGCAGAGCAGTCAAAAGGTgccgtgtttgtgtttcaaaaggtttcttcttttttttcttgtctttcaaTACTTAGTCTTGCACTTGAACTTTTTCCCAAAGGCCCTCTCCAGCTCAGGAACAGACAGAGTGAGGGTGAAGGAGCCGTCCGACTCGGACCTGACAACCCGGGCTTAAAGATGACGAGGGGGAGGGAAAACCATGACACATTATGACACTTCCATGCAGCTTTTCAATGGTTTGAGACACAATACAAGCAGACTATGAAAATATCAGGAACTCACAAAAACATAATCTGAACCCAAATGTGATATTAATTCCCAGTTTAATCCTGATCCTGTAGTtgaggagaagaaggacaaaCGCATCCTCACTCTTTAATCTGAAACTGGTTGTgaagagcaaataaaaacacacaaatatgtatAAGTATGCGCTTTTATTGCTTGCCCAGGGACTACAGATGAAAATTTGCCTCTGTGGCAAACTGgcatattttcagaaatgttgttAATATGCACTGTccctgaaaaataaagaaatacgtGTAAAACGTctaaaattcacagcgagcacttgggcatgttgatgatgtttctaacatgtaaAGAACGCAAAGCTGAACAAAACtgcaagaatacaaatatctcattaagaaaaagaggtgccacACACATCTAAGATGCCAACGAAGATGTGAagttggaaagacaacgagatttgagagcttttagCGATGAGGGCCAACGCCAGTAAGCGAAAACGCTGTGCTTTCCTCAGCAGAGTTtatatgtcatgtcctgcctcctgcatgatgTAGCCAGGCACCTGAatattcaggacattttcctgttgttgtgaccgcgtctgacccagacaacctcctgctgcgtttttcaaatattaaaaggCAAACCCTGGAAAATACccaattttccggacatttCCTGGTCTTCATTGAAAAACAGCTTCTGAGGATATTCTGTTCAAAACACTATTGGTGCAGCATCCTTGCAATCTAACACAATACCAACCAATACATACTAACTAACTCAACTCctttgtttaataaataatcTTGCCTAATAAGAAAGgtcaaaaactgaaatatcttgTTCCATGTGCAAGAATCATTTGCTCcactgtgtttcattttttcctctctctcatgcaAACAGTCTTTTCTTAGTGCTGATGTCATCACTCAGGAAGGTACTGTTTTGATTGGCTGGGGCTTTTTAGCTGATGATATCACCCTAATACTTGTATTCGAGTCTGATTAAAGTAGAACTCAAGGAGATGTAGTGAAGATAGAGTGTCAGCGCTGATGCACATAACAACTCTAGCGCTGCCAGAACACTGTGTACGAGTTATGTAATTGACTAAAGCACGGTGAGGTGAATCGGTCATCAAATACAGTTTGTACTTGAAATGTTATCCGTTTGAGTCAGGCCAAAGGACTTTTGTCATGTTCCCAGATCTGTTGGTATGTGTTCATGTGCCTGGTTTCAAGGCTCAGGGCTGCATCGTCTccatcaagtgtgtgtgtgtgtgtgtgtttgtgtgtttgtgactaaCCCAGGTCGTTGTTGTTCATCATGGCGTTGGAGCCTCGGAGGCGCGGGCCCTGCTGGGTGAAATGGTAACCAAACTTCAACAGCGTGGTGTTTTTCTCCAGCATGCTGGCTATCTCCATCTCCACTTTGTTGCCTAACGGCTGGCTCTGGAGTTTGGAGAAAGTGTGGGATGGATGGAGCAGGAAAGACAGgaatagatggatgaatagtGGTGGGGAAAAAAGGGGATTTGTGGtagagagctggaggagacaATGAATGCTAGCACCACTTCAGTGAATGCTAGCACCACTTCAGATAACAGAGTGATGTGATAACAGAGGATGAAGCAGTGGGGGGGTAacatgctttttaaaatttCGGTTTTGTATCATTTCAACCAATCGAACCATGGAGCCAAATGAAGTTAATGACACGCAAGAGAAAGTGGCAAGATAAAACATCTGTGAATCATTTAACAAGTTGAACTAATGGGCGAGCAGTGAGTCACAGATTTACGACTCTGCACTATGACACATCACTATGAAATCTAGGCGCATTAGACTGAAGTGGCAAAGATGGTCTGTGTACACGACCtggcacacacccacacacacatttctctacATGGTTAGTGTGTAGGAGTCTGCATGTACTCTATGCAAGTGAGTGGTGTGTTGGTACCTGATTGTCTATCTTGAGCTCCTGTAGCGTGGTGTTATACTGCAGTGACCCTATGAGGAAAAGGATTCCAGTCCCCGTGATGAAGTTGGACTCGACGTTGAGGCTCTTCAGTGTCGTGTTCACCCTCAACATCTCTGCCAGGGCCTGAAgaaacacaccacaacacattACAAACCTTAAGCAGCTCATTGCGTCGCAGCCATTTTTCTAAAATCCTGCTACTGGGTCACTGAAATAAGGGATAATCAGCATGAATGGTCTCTATGACACTACATGATTttcatgaatatattttattagttagtAAATGGTAATGTGATTATATGCAACACAAGTTATTAGGAAGATTTAACCTCACTTATATTGTAACccatctacctactaattccacaaactagtctttgggttagggttagggctcTGTCTGTGGAACTGATATCTCgcaaactgttcatcttatcagcttcagaTTTTGCATGTGAATTGTTAATGTAATATTAATCAAATCTGAATGAACAGGCTCAGTGGCGGTCAGTGGGGCGGGGCTGTGTTGAATTGAACATGTCTTCTACGTTCCACTGTTCGACAACTGGATCAAACCACGGGTTGAAATCGCCAcctgatcattttgataatttcattatttttatttcaccatatctgACTGGCACACAGTCACAGGATTCacaggtgctgatctctgtcatggcaccaacattcatagaatcacttcctctttgtttacaaagtaaaagcacaacaatttattgctgcaatgctttatattgagctgaatcACAGAGCTTTTATGTTGAAATAGCCAACATGATATGTATGAATagagtaaataattcaaacacatATAAGCAACATGCATGTGATAAAGCCAATTCCGTTTGATTTAATTGAATACATTGACTGTAACATCTTCAATGCAGGTAAACCgggtaggatgaacacaaagttgttgtttttttacttcactcTGCTCCATAGACAGTATATATAAAATTCTGTTACAGTATATTGGTGGCCTGTTTTGTTATCCCTTAGTGAGCACTAAAGACAAGGCTCcggagcattaccacaggccaagcaaacaggcaggtttacaacgggcactgcactagctGATGAAAATATGGtcatttatacaatatatatatgtcattatcacaataacaaacacaggaagGCTGCTTGGGCCAAGCAACGTTTTGAAGGCTAAAAGGATTTGCATTAAGTATAGACTGTCAGACACTTTTTTTGGTAAAAGACAGACTTAGTGTTATAGCAGTATAACACCTACTGGGAGATAAGAATGTTACAGCTATAACTTACAAATGCTACGGGGTCATTGCTCCTGGTTCCTACGATACTGAACCTCTCCACCACAGTGTTCTTCATCAGGGCCTCAGCGTACGCCTTCAGAGTCGGGATGGGGATGTTCTGTGAACAGAAGGAAATACCAGTGAAACATTACAGCTGAACCAAAGCTCTATGACTCATTTATGATCTATCCTTCAATAGAATGTATGGTCTTCACATACAATTTGTCATAATATAGCAACACTTTTCATGAAATGGCGCACatattttatagaataaaatgttgtgtttcattattataaattaatttatgcACTAAAGTTCAGATTgcaaaataattataaaaaaatggTTGTATATCAATTCTATAAAATCATTAAATCGAAAATAGTTTATATAATACAtgaaatatagaatatatatagaGTTTGGATATACAACCTCATATTAGACCTTGTTATCCTCAACAtaatatttacacaaacacacacacgctcttaCCCTGATGTTGTTCAGGTTGACTTCAACTAGGTCAGGGTCGTTCCTCTTTAATCTCAGCAGGGTGTCTTCTACGTCAGTGGAGTTGGGCTCCTCATCAGGGACTGGTTTATACTGAGTGCACTGGATCACACCTTGGACACAGCAGAATTACAGAACACACTCTTTTTGTGGacccagtaaaaaaaaagcatatagTCCTTTCCCCGATGTCTACATGTAGTTCACTGAACACCATAAACAGCATCAGCTGAATGTCTGAACAAAGCCCAACAACACAAACCATGGTTCTGCATATTTCAATCCAGTTATTATGTGTCATGTATTTCACATATATTTTACACATGCTGACCATTTTTAAAAGGATCCCAtgccattttgttttat harbors:
- the tmod1 gene encoding tropomodulin-1 isoform X2, whose translation is MSVMRKEMEKYRDIDEDELLKKLSEEELQRLEDELEELDPDNALLPAGMRQKDQTKKAPTGTFQRDDLLAHLEKQAKEHPDTEDPVPFTGEKRGKAFVPKKRVDPILENVTLEPELEEALASATDAELCDIAAILGMHTLMSNQQYYEALASSTIVNKQGLNSVIQCTQYKPVPDEEPNSTDVEDTLLRLKRNDPDLVEVNLNNIRNIPIPTLKAYAEALMKNTVVERFSIVGTRSNDPVAFALAEMLRVNTTLKSLNVESNFITGTGILFLIGSLQYNTTLQELKIDNQSQPLGNKVEMEIASMLEKNTTLLKFGYHFTQQGPRLRGSNAMMNNNDLVRKRRLEGGPIFPKCRTNV
- the tmod1 gene encoding tropomodulin-1 isoform X1; its protein translation is MSVMRKEMEKYRDIDEDELLKKLSEEELQRLEDELEELDPDNALLPAGMRQKDQTKKAPTGTFQRDDLLAHLEKQAKEHPDTEDPVPFTGEKRGKAFVPKKRVDPILENVTLEPELEEALASATDAELCDIAAILGMHTLMSNQQYYEALASSTIVNKQGLNSVIQCTQYKPVPDEEPNSTDVEDTLLRLKRNDPDLVEVNLNNIRNIPIPTLKAYAEALMKNTVVERFSIVGTRSNDPVAFALAEMLRVNTTLKSLNVESNFITGTGILFLIGSLQYNTTLQELKIDNQSQPLGNKVEMEIASMLEKNTTLLKFGYHFTQQGPRLRGSNAMMNNNDLARVVRSESDGSFTLTLSVPELERAFGKKFKCKTNKKEKAGGRTHLP
- the tmod1 gene encoding tropomodulin-1 isoform X3 codes for the protein MSVMRKEMEKYRDIDEDELLKKLSEEELQRLEDELEELDPDNALLPAGMRQKDQTKKAPTGTFQRDDLLAHLEKQAKEHPDTEDPVPFTGEKRAILGMHTLMSNQQYYEALASSTIVNKQGLNSVIQCTQYKPVPDEEPNSTDVEDTLLRLKRNDPDLVEVNLNNIRNIPIPTLKAYAEALMKNTVVERFSIVGTRSNDPVAFALAEMLRVNTTLKSLNVESNFITGTGILFLIGSLQYNTTLQELKIDNQSQPLGNKVEMEIASMLEKNTTLLKFGYHFTQQGPRLRGSNAMMNNNDLARVVRSESDGSFTLTLSVPELERAFGKKFKCKTNKKEKAGGRTHLP